In Rhodanobacter humi, the following are encoded in one genomic region:
- a CDS encoding GNAT family N-acetyltransferase: protein MTPAATVRIRSAELSDLDDLVALEEHSFTSDRLSRAQFRRHLDSDSAKVLVASTGPHRFLGTAVVFFRRRSGVARLYSIATHHAARGQGVGSALLDATEQLARRRRCRALRLEVRADNPAAARLYERLGYRRLAALESYYEDGGDGWRYEKLLTG, encoded by the coding sequence ATGACGCCAGCCGCCACCGTGCGCATCCGCTCCGCCGAACTCTCCGACCTCGACGACCTGGTGGCGCTGGAGGAACACAGCTTCACCAGCGACCGGCTGAGCCGCGCGCAATTCCGCCGCCACCTCGACAGCGACAGCGCCAAGGTGCTGGTGGCCAGCACCGGCCCGCACCGCTTCCTCGGCACCGCCGTGGTGTTCTTCCGCAGGCGCAGCGGCGTGGCGCGGCTGTACTCGATCGCCACCCACCACGCGGCGCGCGGCCAAGGCGTGGGCTCGGCCCTGCTCGACGCCACCGAGCAACTCGCGCGCCGCCGCCGCTGCCGCGCCCTGCGCCTGGAAGTGCGCGCCGACAACCCCGCAGCGGCCCGCCTGTACGAGCGCCTCGGCTATCGTCGGTTGGCGGCGCTGGAGAGCTATTACGAGGACGGCGGGGATGGC